A single Lolium perenne isolate Kyuss_39 chromosome 6, Kyuss_2.0, whole genome shotgun sequence DNA region contains:
- the LOC127307733 gene encoding aminopeptidase M1-A, with protein MAAEQSAEQFRGQARLPAFAAPRRYDLRLTPDLAACTFSGSVDISLHVAAPTRFLVLNAADLDVSAADVRFTPHASDQALCPVEVTNELKDEILIIRFNEVLPLGEGTLAIAFLGTLNDKMKGFYRSVYELNGEKKNMAVTQFEPADARRCFPCWDEPAFKAVFKITLEVPSETVALSNMPVVEEKVNGPTKTVYFQETPIMSTYLVAVIVGIFDYVEAFTSDGTSVRVYTQVGKSAQGKFALEVAVKTLILFKEYFAVPYPLPKMDMIAIPDFSAGAMENYGLVTYRETALLFDERHSAAANKQRVAVVVAHELAHQWFGNLVTMEWWTHLWLNEGFATWVSYLAADCFFPEWNVWIQFLEESTTGFRLDALAGSHPIEVDVNHVDEIDEIFDAISYRKGASVIRMLQSYLGAEIFQKSLAAYIKRYAYSNAKTEDLWAALEEGSGEPVNTLMHSWTKQQGYPVVSVKLKDGKLELEQTQFLSSGSEGVGQWVVPITLCCCSYSLQQKFLFREKQEDFQLAGLLECEKNDEFWIKLNVDQTGFYRVSYDEELASRLRHAVGTNKLSAADRYGVLDDTYALCMAGKQKVVTLLHLIAAYKDETEYTVLALAIETSLRIFEMMAVAAPGELGNMKKFLINFLEPFAQRVGWDAKSGEGHLNALLRGTLLTALAELGHEATINEAVRRFNVFLEDRETPLLPPDVRKAAYVALMQTVSKSNKSGYESLLKIYRETDLSQEKVRVLGSLASSPDSDVVLEALNFLLSAEVRNQDCIFVLRGVTAAAHEVAWTWLKENWDYISETFTGHILTYFISVTVSLLATDEKGDEAEEFFKTRTKASIARTVKQSIERVRIKAKWVENTKGEADLGLVLKELAHKQ; from the exons ATGGCGGCGGAGCAGAGCGCGGAGCAGTTCAGGGGCCAGGCGCGGCTGCCGGCCTTCGCGGCGCCGCGCCGCTACGATCTGCGCCTCACGCCGGACCTCGCCGCCTGCACCTTCTCCGGCTCGGTCGACATCTCCCTCCACGTCGCCGCGCCCACGCGCTTCCTCGTGCTCAACGCCGCCGACCTCGACGTTTCCGCCGCCGACGTGCGCTTCACGCCCCACGCCTCCGACCAG GCGCTGTGTCCTGTGGAGGTTACCAATGAACTGAAGGATGAGATCTTGATTATTCGCTTCAATGAAGTGCTACCTCTTGGGGAGGGAACTTTGGCAATTGCATTTCTGGGAACTTTGAATGATAAGATGAAGGGTTTTTATAGAAG TGTGTATGAGCTCAATGGGGAGAAGAAGAACATGGCTGTAACCCAGTTTGAACCTGCTGATGCAAGGCGCTGCTTCCCATGTTGGGATGAACCTGCTTTCAAG GCTGTATTCAAAATTACTCTGGAAGTTCCTTCTGAGACTGTTGCTTTGTCTAATATGCCAGTCGTTGAAGAGAAGGTCAATGGCCCCACCAAAACTGTTTACTTCCAGGAAACTCCAATAATGTCAACATACCTAGTGGCTGTTATTGTTGGCATCTTCGACTATGTGGAAGCTTTCACCAGTGATG GTACTAGTGTTCGTGTTTACACACAAGTTGGTAAGAGTGCACAGGGAAAGTTCGCACTAGAGGTTGCCGTGAAGACACTAATCCTCTTCAAGGA GTACTTTGCTGTGCCATATCCTCTCCCAAAAATGGATATGATTGCCATTCCTGATTTTTCCGCTGGAGCGATGGAGAACTATGGCTTAGTTACATATCGTGAAACTGCTCTGCTATTTGATGAGCGACACTCTGCAGCTGCTAATAAGCAAAGG GTTGCAGTTGTTGTTGCACATGAGTTAGCTCACCAGTGGTTTGGAAATCTTGTGACTATGGAATGGTGGACACATCTATGGCTGAACGAGGGTTTTGCAACATGG GTATCCTACTTAGCTGCAGATTGTTTCTTTCCTGAATGGAATGTTTGGATTCAGTTTCTAGAGGAATCTACAACAGGTTTCAGGTTGGATGCTCTGGCAGGATCACATCCAATTGAG GTGGATGTAAATCATGTTGATGAAATAGATGAGATATTTGATGCTATAAGCTATAGGAAAGGTGCCTCTGTTATTCGGATGCTGCAAAGCTATCTTGGGGCTGAGATCTTCCAG AAATCACTGGCTGCATACATCAAAAGGTATGCGTATTCAAATGCCAAGACAGAGGACTTGTGGGCTGCCCTTGAAGAGGGGTCTGGTGAGCCAGTGAATACGTTAATGCATTCTTGGACAAAACAGCAAGGTTATCCTGTTGTCAGTGTAAAACTGAAGGACGGAAAGCTAGAGCTGGAGCAG ACACAGTTCCTGTCAAGTGGGTCCGAAGGAGTTGGGCAATGGGTGGTTCCCATCACACTATGTTGCTGTTCATACTCACTTCAACAGAAGTTCCTTTTCCGTGAAAAACAAGAGGATTTCCAGTTGGCAGGGCTTCTAGAATGTGAAAAGAATGACGAATTCTGGATTAAACTTAATGTCGATCAGACTGGCTTCTATAGAGTAAGCTATGATGAGGAACTTGCATCCCGACTTAGGCATGCAGTTGGGACCAACAAACTGAGCGCAGCTGACAGATATG GTGTACTTGATGACACATATGCCCTCTGTATGGCTGGTAAACAGAAGGTGGTCACGTTGCTGCATTTGATTGCTGCTTACAAGGATGAGACTGAGTACACCGTACTTGCGCTCGCCATCGAA ACAAGTCTGAGAATTTTCGAGATGATGGCTGTTGCTGCACCTGGGGAGTTGGGTAATATGAAAAAGTTCCTAATCAACTTTCTTGAGCCATTTGCGCA GCGAGTTGGGTGGGATGCTAAGAGTGGTGAGGGCCACCTGAATGCACTGTTAAGAGGTACACTCTTGACTGCTCTCGCGGAACTTGGCCATGAGGCTACCATAAATGAAGCTGTCCGCCGGTTTAATGTCTTTCTGGAAGACAGAGAGACACCACTCCTTCCTCCAGATGTCCGAAAG GCTGCATATGTTGCTCTGATGCAGACAGTGAGCAAATCAAACAAATCTGGCTATGAATCACTCCTGAAGATATACAGGGAAACTGATCTGAGCCAGGAAAAAGTCCGTGTGCTAG GTTCTTTGGCATCCTCTCCCGACTCTGATGTTGTTCTTGAAGCCCTGAATTTCCTGCTATCGGCTGAG GTAAGGAATCAGGATTGTATATTTGTGCTTCGGGGAGTGACTGCAGCGGCACACGAGGTGGCATGGACATGGTTGAAG GAAAACTGGGACTACATATCTGAGACCTTCACTGGACACATTCTCACTTACTTCATCTCGGTCACAGTCTCACTG CTCGCCACTGACGAGAAGGGTGACGAGGCAGAGGAGTTTTTCAAGACCAGGACCAAGGCAAGCATCGCGAGGACGGTGAAGCAGAGCATCGAGAGAGTGAGGATCAAGGCCAAGTGGGTCGAGAACACCAAGGGCGAGGCAGATCTCGGCCTTGTTCTCAAGGAGCTGGCTCACAAGCAGTGA